ATTGATATTTTCTTTACTGATTTTTCATTTAGCTATTAAGTTTTTAGACAAAGAGTCCCGTCATTTTTTATAAAAAAAACATATAGGTCTATGTAAAATTCAGCTTTTATGTCATGAGCAAACTCAATATCTTTACAATCTTATAAAATATAAAATCCTTCTTCAAATATATCCCCACTATTAAAAACTTCCTCAAGGGATTTTTCATTAACAGATATATTCATCACCAAATTACGCGGATTATCATAGAATTTACTTATTCGATTATTATTGCATACAAAATGCCAACCTTTAGGACTATGGATTATTCCATACAAATCCCCCATATATTTAAATTAAATTTCTCGCCCGTCTGCCAAATCACATAATAATAAATTATAATTATAATTTTTCAAATCTAATCCTCCTTTTTAGTAATCATTCTCTTCTTACATTCTTCCACTTATGTCTATGTGGGAAAGTATGACTCCCATCTGGATTAAGTAAATCAACTGACGAATTAGGTTCCTTTTTTTTGGCAAACTGTTTCCATCCGTTGTAGAATGATTATCCGTAGGATTTCTCTTTTCCACTACATCTTTAATATCTGAAGATAAATAAATATCATATGCCCAATCTTTCATTTCTGAAAAAGAATTTCCTAGCCACTCACCAGTAGAGCTAACCCAACCACCAACTTCAGCAGACCAAGTTGCTATTACTTCTCCTGCCTCATTTTTTAAAACTTGCACTCCTGCGTCTATAGCAATTACAATTCCAGCAGCTGCTAAAAGATCTTTCATTCCTGGTATCTCTAATGCCCAATGCGTTAAAAGGTTATTTCTTACTTCACTAACCGCTACACTTGCACCAGTTTGAGCTTTTCCTCCGACTACTTTTGCAGCGGCTGCTCCTACGATGGCTGTTGCCCATTGGAGTAATGCTGGGTCTTCTATATTTTTTAGTTCGTTCATTACTAGTTGGGTAAGTCCTGCACTTGCTGCTCCTGCTTTGAAGCTACCTCCACCTACTTTGGACATGATTCCCCCAAATACCATATCTAGTGCTGCTTTTTCTGGACTTCCTTCTTTGAGTCCTAAGTCGCCTATTGCTTTAAATGCTACTTGTCCAAATAGCTGTGCGAGTTCTTGTTGTTCTTGCACTGTTTTTTTATCGAAGATTTTATCTAATGCATTTAATGCATTTTCTGTGTCTCGACTAAGGTTAGCGATATTTTGCTGTGGATTGCTTTTGATTTCTATTGTTCCATCTGCTATTGCAGCTTTTGTTGTTGAATCAGCCTCACCATTTGATGATGTTCCCACTACTGGTGTTGCCCCTTGATTTTTATAGTTGGGGTCACCTTTATCGTATTTTCTGCTATCATAGGCTATACCTGAACTACTTGCTTCATATTCTGCTTTATTCTCTATATCAGAATATGTAAGCGTATCCGTACTAAGTTTATTTTTACTCGCATCCGCTTCGCTGGCTATGACTGCACCTTTTAAGTCGGTATTTTTCCCTACTTCAATATCGAAGCCACCTTCACCTGCATAGATGCCGGCTTGATCGGTTACGCTTTCGTAGTTGGAGTTGGTATTACCTTTGTTTTTACCGCCTGTGATTCCTCCATTTTCATAGGTTACTGCCTTTCCTTAGATTTATGTTTTTGCCGGTGATTTCACTGTCTTTGACGGTGATGTCTTTTGCGGTAGCTTTGATGTTTTCACAAAGGAGGTTGTCAGTAACGATTGAAACATCGTACCGCAACCTCCTTTGCTTCTGTTTTTGCAGAATTATTTAGTATTACTACATCTGGTTTTAAACAAGAATAACCGACCCTTTGTCTTTTCTATTAAGTTTTTAGACAAAGAGTACCTGCACCCTTGTATCACTTACGCTATATTTCATTCATGGTGCACTACGCGTCATCTTTGTCTATTTTTAATTGACTAACAACTTCATCTTTATCTATTCTATTGTTTCATATTTTATTTGATGTAAACGTTCTTCAATTTTTAATATTTTAATCCAAATTTTATTTTCTTCGTTTTTATCAGATATTTTTTTTAATTTATTAAATAAATTTATCAAAGATTTTTTTAGTTCTAGTTTCTCTGATCGCACCTTTCCATCTTTCAACTCAGCATCTATGGAGAACATTGTAAAATCTTTATTGAAATTTATTCTCGCATTTGTTAAAGAGTATGATTTATTTGCACCTCCATATATTTTATCTGCATCTTTATCACTCTGCCCTTCATCTTGCCAGTCACACAAAATACATATATCAAATGTTGGCATTTGAGGAAAATCTCTAAGTGGTAAAGTTGGATATCCGCAACATTGACAAACCCCTCTTCTTTTATCCATAATATTCCTTCCCTTAATTATAAATCAGCATATTTAGCTACCTGCTCTAACCAATATTGTCGCCCCTCATTAGGTCTCATCATTGTTGAAATAGTCCCATTTGGATGACCTATTGCAAATTCATTTGTTACTTTGTTATATCTAAATGTATACCCTAAATTATTAGTAAACCCTTCTATTTCTGCTTCTACATTACTATTAAGTAAATTACGCGCTTTTTGTACATATTCTGTTTTTGTTATATTTCCCCATTCCTTTCCGTGACGTACAAAGTGATCTACTAGCTTTGATTCATTTTGAAAAGTAGCTTCTCCCCATTTTCCTACCCCTATAGCTATCGGTGAACTAGCTTTTACCCAACTTCCATTATATTTATACAGAACAGCTCCACCAACAACTACAGATATTGATCCAGCAGCTATTATCGTTGGATAATCAACCGTAGGAAGATTTTCTAAAAATGAGTTTTGAAAGTTAGAACTTGCTTCTAATTCTTGTGCTTGATTAGATATACTTTCTAATAATTTTGAATTAATTGGGTCTGTCCAATCTATTAAGTTAGGATTAATCCCCATTGAATTGAAGATTTGATCTTGTGCTTCATCGATTCTATCCCAATAAGCTACTTTTTCCCAATCTTCTTCGTCTATAGCTTTTTGTCGTTCTTCCTTTTGCCAATGAAACAACCAATTATTTTTTACTTCACTGACCGCTACACTTGCACCAGTTTGAGCTTTTCCTCCGACTACTTTTGCGGCAGCCGCTCCTACGATGGCTGTTGCCCATTGGAGTAATGCTGGGTCTTTTATATTTTTTAGTTCGTTCATTACTAGTTGGGTAAGTCCTGCACTGGCTGCTCCTTCAGCAAATTTTCCTCCGCCTACTTTGGACATAATTCCACCGAATACTATATCTAATGCTGCTTTTTCTGGACTACCTTCTTTGAGTCCTAAGTCGCCTATGGCTTTAAATGCTACTTGTCCAAATAGTTGTGCGAGTTCTTGTTGTTCGGCAACAGTTTTTCTGTCAAAGATTTTTTCTAATGTATTTAGTGAATTTTGAGTATCTCTACTTAGCCCAGTTAAATCTTGGTCTGGATTACTTCTGATTTCTATTGTTCCTTCTGCTATTGCGGATTTTGTTGTGGAATCTGCTTCATCACTTGAAGTTACTCCGATATTAGGCGTAATTCCTTTGTCTTTATCTTTTGCATTTGGTTTTGTATTTACATTAATTCCACTACTACTTGATTCATATTCCGCCCTATTTTCTATATCAGAATAAGTCAGCGTATCCGTGCTAAGTTTATTTTTACTCGCATCCGCTTCACTTGCAATGACTGCACCTTTTAAGTCAGTATTTTTGCCAACTTCAATATCGAAGCCACCTTTGCCTGCATAAATGCCGGCTTGGTCGGTTACGCTTTCGTAGGTGGAGTTTATCTTGCCTTTATTTTTACCGCCTGTGATTCCTGCATTTTGGTAAGTAGCTGGCTTTCCTTTTGGCTGTGATACATCTACACTAAAGTTAAAGCCACTGCTATTATTCTTTTCGTCATAGGTTTCTTTGTCTTGAAGGCTTTCGATGTTTAAATCTTTGCCTACTTCCATGTTGATGGTTTCGCCTTCTAGTTTACTGCCTATGATGTTGGTGTCTTGTCCGGATTTTGTGGTGAATGTGTCTTTTGCTGTGATTGTGCTTGCTACGTGTGTTTCTGCGTTTTCTTTTACTTCGCCGTTGGCTTTGTTATAACGTCATTGTTCAAAGTTTTCCTCTGGAAAACCTACCGCTTAACGTTTCAACGAGGCAGGAGATATATACTCACTGCCTATTAGTTACAGTTGTGCCATTCACCTATAGAGGTGGGGAAAATCTTATTCCGAGTTATAGCCTGCATTGATTCCGGTTATTCCACTGCCTTTGACGGTGATGTCTTTTTTGGTGGCTTTGATGTTTTCACAAAGGAGGTTGTCAGTAACGATTGAAACATCGTACCGCAACCTCCTTCGCTTCTGTTTTTGCAGAATTATTTAGTATTACTGAACTTAACTTTTAGACAAAAGAACCGTCCCCTATATCTTTTTCACTTAGACTTTTTAATGTATTTTGTTCTTCTTTACTAAATTCTTCAAATTTATCAATCTTAACATATTCTTCGCCGTATTCTCCCCCCCATGTAAATTTTTCACTTTCCTTTTGAGATATTTCTTTCATCTGCTTAATCGTTCCATCGAGTAAGTTTATAACTATATAACCTTTGGCTTCACTTATATATAAAATATTATCTTTAAATAAATATTTACAGTTTTCCCCTAGTACTCTGCGTTTTTTTACATCAAATAAAATTAATCCAGCCTTATACCCTGGGAAAATTTGAAATCTTCCTTCTCCATAGCTTTCTAATATCCCTCCTTTCTTATCCTTTACGCTAGAATATTTATATATCCAATTATAGAAATATTCACAAGCCTCATCCTCTTTTAAAAAAATTTCCAGACAATTTTTATTTCCTTTTTCACTATAATATACTTCCCATTTTCCATCATTGATTCCCAAACAAAATTCTTCATTTTCCCATTTACCTATAAAATTATAAGTAATTGGTTTTACCTTCTCTTGAATCAATCTTTGCTCCAATTCTTTCCTGTTCATTTTATTTTATCTCCTTTATGTAACCCAAATCTAATAAGGTTTCTATTCTTTGAGCAAATTTAAATTGGATTCCGCCTCCTATTTCACCAAACCATGGCGCTATCTCCCCTCCTAACGCATCCATTGGCTTCACAACCTCATAAACATGATAACTTTCAAGATTTGTATTTGGTGATAAAGCTCTCTGTGAATAAGGCGTTCCTTCCGCCGCTACAAAAAATCCAGTTTTTTCTCCGTACCGATCTATTCTCGCACCAGGTTGAAGCGTTACATTTTTAGGGGTTCCTACAAATCCATCATTAGTTGGCCATTTGGAATTACCTGCGGCATCTTTCCACCCACTACTTTTTTCTACCTGTGCTGCTGCTTGTGCCACCATTCTTTCGGATTGTGTCGCATATAATTGAGATATTTCTCTTGCTGTTTGTGGGCCTAACTGTATACTGACTCCTACCTTAGGAACTCCTATTACCATCGAAACTTTACTTGATAGGTTATCAGATATAGATTGCTTTTCTGCTTGATCACGATAATACTCTTCTAAATCATCTGGATGTGGCACTCCTGTTTCTGGATCTATTCTCCATTGTTTATAATTGTCATTATAACTGTAAAGCCAATTTATATCATCTAAGTTCTTTTTACTATAATTACCTCCACTAAAAGCCCCATTTTGTTCTAATTGATTCCTGTATTCATTTGCTAATCGGAACATTTCTGGATCTCTATTGATAATTTTATCTAGTGTATAATTTAGACCTCCCTTTAACCATTCTTTTTCATCTGCTCCAACTAAACAATCTATTACTGGATAAAGGCTTTCTGTTATTCTTTCATCATCACCTTCACCAGTTAATCCATGTTGTGCATTATAATTGCTTTGCGCATAGTATCTAGCTAAAACATCTCTC
This genomic interval from Selenobaculum gibii contains the following:
- a CDS encoding CPCC family cysteine-rich protein encodes the protein MDKRRGVCQCCGYPTLPLRDFPQMPTFDICILCDWQDEGQSDKDADKIYGGANKSYSLTNARINFNKDFTMFSIDAELKDGKVRSEKLELKKSLINLFNKLKKISDKNEENKIWIKILKIEERLHQIKYETIE
- a CDS encoding hemagglutinin repeat-containing protein translates to MTAKDTFTTKSGQDTNIIGSKLEGETINMEVGKDLNIESLQDKETYDEKNNSSGFNFSVDVSQPKGKPATYQNAGITGGKNKGKINSTYESVTDQAGIYAGKGGFDIEVGKNTDLKGAVIASEADASKNKLSTDTLTYSDIENRAEYESSSSGINVNTKPNAKDKDKGITPNIGVTSSDEADSTTKSAIAEGTIEIRSNPDQDLTGLSRDTQNSLNTLEKIFDRKTVAEQQELAQLFGQVAFKAIGDLGLKEGSPEKAALDIVFGGIMSKVGGGKFAEGAASAGLTQLVMNELKNIKDPALLQWATAIVGAAAAKVVGGKAQTGASVAVSEVKNNWLFHWQKEERQKAIDEEDWEKVAYWDRIDEAQDQIFNSMGINPNLIDWTDPINSKLLESISNQAQELEASSNFQNSFLENLPTVDYPTIIAAGSISVVVGGAVLYKYNGSWVKASSPIAIGVGKWGEATFQNESKLVDHFVRHGKEWGNITKTEYVQKARNLLNSNVEAEIEGFTNNLGYTFRYNKVTNEFAIGHPNGTISTMMRPNEGRQYWLEQVAKYADL